The Nitratidesulfovibrio sp. SRB-5 genomic sequence TCGTCGGGATCCGGCGGTTACTTCCTGTGCACCACGTACTTCATGCGCAGTTCGTACAGCACGCCCTCCAGCAGGCGCGCCTCGTCCGCGTCGGCGCAGCCGCGCGTCTTCTCTTGCAGCATGGTCAGCACGTCGATGGTGTGCTTGGCCATCAGCAGGTTCTCGCTGGTGCGCCCGGTGTCCGGGTCGGGCACTTCGCCCAGTTGCACCAGCGCCGACGAGGCCAGCGACAGGATGAAGGTGGAAAAGGTCACCTGCGGCATCTGTGCCGCACCATGGGGCGCGCCATCCTGCGCGCCGCCCTTGCCGCCGTCCTTGGCCCCGCCAGCCGCGCAGCCGCAGCCGGTACGTTCGTTGTCGGTCATGGTCACATCCTCGCGTTTGGGGCCGGGCAGGCGTTCTATTGCTCCGGCGCTCCTCGGACCCTCGTACCACCGAGGGGCTGTTGCAAAATTAGGGTTTTCGTCCGTTGGCAAGGAAAACGAGCCTGCCATGAGGGAGTATACTCTTATCGTATTCGACCGACATGGCAGGCGAAGTTTGACGCAGCCAACGGGCGAAGGGACAATTTTGCAGCAGCCCCTAAATCTCTGTTCCCGGCGTTACCGCCAGCCCGGCCTGGTACGCTGCCAGGGCCTGCTCCAGCACGTCGCGCGTGCCGATGTACCCGCCGCAGGCCCGGAAGCCTTCGGCCAGGGCGTGCAGCCCGGCGGCCAGGTCGGCCCAGTCCAGCCAGCCCATGTGGCCGATGCGGATGATGCGTTCCTTCATGTGGTCCTGCCCGGCGGCCATGATGACGCCAAAGCGCTCTGCGGCCACGCGCAGCACGCCGGTGGCGGGCACGCCTTCGGGCAGCAGCACGCTGGTCAGGCCCCATGTGTAGCCTTCCTTCACCAGCGGCTCAAGGCCCATGGCCGTCACCCCGCGCCGGGCCATCTGCGTCAGCGCCCACTGCTTGCGGTACACGGTTTCCAGCCCCACCTCGCGGAACATGTCCAGGCTTTCGTTAAGCCCTATGATAAGGCTGACCGGCGTGGTGAACAGGGTCTGCTGCTTTTCAAGGTTGGCCAGTTCGCCCCGGAAGTTGAAATAGAAGCACGAGGGCGGCACGGTGTCCGCCTTGCGCCAGGCCCGCTCGGACAGCGCGATGAGGCCGAGGCCCGGCGGCAGCATCAGCCCCTTCTGCGAACCGGTGAGCAGGCAGTCGATGCCCCATTCGTCCATGGGGCAGGGCGAGATGCTCACGGCGGAGATGCCGTCCACCACCAGCAGGGTGTCGCGTCCGGCGGTGAGCCTGGCGATCTCGCGCACCGGGTGCAGGGTGCCGGTGGACGTTTCCGACAGCTGCACCAGCACGCCTGCGGCGTCGGGGTGTTCGTTGAGGGCGGCTTCCACTTCCGCCGGGGTGACCGGGCGGCCCCAGTCCACCACCACGGAGACCACGTTCAGGCCGCGCACGGCGGCGATTTCGCGCCAGCGCTGGCCGAACTTGCCGCCTTCGACCACGATGACCTTCTCGCCCGGCCTGAACAGGCCGTGCACGGCGGCGGTCATGACGCCCGAGCCGGAACAGGCCATGGGCAGCACCGGCTGGGCCGTGCCGAACAGTTCACGCAGCTTGGGCTGCACCGCCGCCATGATGGCCTTGAAGGCGGGCTTGCGGTGGTGGATCATGTCATGGGCCATGGCCAGCCGCACCCGTTCGGGCGTGGGCGTGGGGCCGGGGGTGAGCAGGCGGGGCTTGTCGAGCATGCCGCAATGTCTCCGGTTCAGGCGCGGAATATCCGCGCGGTGAAGGATTTCAGGTAGTCGGTCTCGGCCATGGCCGGGTGTACCGGATGGTCCGCGCCCTGATGCCCCTGTGCGATGATCTGGGCCTGCATCTTTCGTTTCGCCGCGGCATGGGTGAGCACGCGGCGCAGTTCTTCCCTGTCGAGGTGCTGCGAGCAGGAACAGGTGACGAATACACCCCCATCGGCCACCAGGTCGAGTGCCAGTTCGTTGGCCCGCTGGTAGGCCGTCAGGCCCTGCTTGGCGTCCTTCCTGCGCTTGATGAACGCGGGCGGGTCCAGGCAGACCAGGCCGAACCTGCGGCCCTCGCGCCGCAGTTCCGTCATGGCCTCGAAGGCGTCGCCTTCTATGCCGTCGGCGTCGTCCACACCGCCCACGCCGTTAATCCCGTACGCGCGGCCATTGGCCTTGACGTTTTCCACCGCCAGCTCGACGGCAGGCAGGGACGCATCCACCAGCGTTACCGAGGCCGCGCCCGCGCGCGCCGCCGTGGCGCCAAAGCTGCCCACGTAGCAGAACACGTCCAGCACGTCCTGCCCCTTGGCAAAGCGGGCGGCAAAGGCGCGGTTGTCGCGCTGGTCGTAGAACCACCCGGTCTTCTGCCCGGCGGTGAGCGGCACGGTGAAGGTGCAGCCGTTCTCGGAAATCTCCGTCGTCTCGGGCACGGAGCCGTAGGCCACGCGCACTTCGCGGGTCAGCCCTTCCAACTCGCGCGAGGCCGTGTCGTTGCGCAGCAGCACCCCGGTGGCCCCGGTGGCCTCCACCAGCGCGGCCACCGCCGCGTCGGTCTGCGCGTCCATGCCCGCCGTGGTGATCTGGGCCACCAGCGTGTCGCCGTAACGGTCCACCACAAGGCCGGGCAGCATGTCGCCCTCGCCGAAGCACAGCCGATAGTGCGGCGTGTCGAACAGCGCCTGCCGCAAGGCCAGCGCGCGTTCCACCCGCTTTTTGAGCAGGTCCGCATTCAGCGGGTCGTTCTCGCGGCGGCTCACCATGCGGGCGCAGATCAGCGAGGCCGGGTTCACGTAGGCCGTGCCCAGGCAGCGGCCCCCGTCGTCCATGACCATGGCGGCCTCGCCCGGCGCAAAGTCCTTGAGCGGCGTGCGCTGCACGTCCACTTCGTTGCTGAACACCCACAGGTGCCCCACGCGCAGTCGGCGCTCTTCTCCGCGTTTCAGGATCAGTGTCTTCATGCGGTCCTTGTATGGCTATTATGGCGGAACGAGCCGGGGGAAGGGGAAAACCCCCTTTTCCAAAAGGGGGTTTTCCCCTTCCCCCGGACCCCCATCCCTTTTCCCCCAAAACGTTTTAATTGGGTTTGCACAGCCTACTGTGCCAGCCCCAAAATGAAAAGTTTTGAAGGATAGGGAGGGGGTGCGGGGGAGGGAAAGGAAACTTTTTCAAAAGTTTCCTTTCCCTCCCCCGCGTGAATTTACTCAGTGAGCCAAGCCCCAGTTCTCCCCTTGCCCCCAATCGACGGCAAGGGGGACGTCGAGGGTGACGCCGCCGGGTCGCACGCCGGACATGAGCGCGGCCAGGCGCTCGCCGGCGGCGGGGGCGTTGTCGGCGGGCACTTCCAGCAGCAGTTCGTCGTGCACTTGCAGGATGAGCCGGGCGTTCAGGGCGCGCAGTTCCGGGTCGGCGTGGGCGGCCAGCATGGCCAGCTTGATGATGTCGGCGGCGCTGCCCTGGATCAGGGT encodes the following:
- a CDS encoding pyridoxal-phosphate-dependent aminotransferase family protein, whose protein sequence is MLDKPRLLTPGPTPTPERVRLAMAHDMIHHRKPAFKAIMAAVQPKLRELFGTAQPVLPMACSGSGVMTAAVHGLFRPGEKVIVVEGGKFGQRWREIAAVRGLNVVSVVVDWGRPVTPAEVEAALNEHPDAAGVLVQLSETSTGTLHPVREIARLTAGRDTLLVVDGISAVSISPCPMDEWGIDCLLTGSQKGLMLPPGLGLIALSERAWRKADTVPPSCFYFNFRGELANLEKQQTLFTTPVSLIIGLNESLDMFREVGLETVYRKQWALTQMARRGVTAMGLEPLVKEGYTWGLTSVLLPEGVPATGVLRVAAERFGVIMAAGQDHMKERIIRIGHMGWLDWADLAAGLHALAEGFRACGGYIGTRDVLEQALAAYQAGLAVTPGTEI
- a CDS encoding DUF1844 domain-containing protein; the encoded protein is MTDNERTGCGCAAGGAKDGGKGGAQDGAPHGAAQMPQVTFSTFILSLASSALVQLGEVPDPDTGRTSENLLMAKHTIDVLTMLQEKTRGCADADEARLLEGVLYELRMKYVVHRK
- a CDS encoding class I SAM-dependent rRNA methyltransferase, giving the protein MKTLILKRGEERRLRVGHLWVFSNEVDVQRTPLKDFAPGEAAMVMDDGGRCLGTAYVNPASLICARMVSRRENDPLNADLLKKRVERALALRQALFDTPHYRLCFGEGDMLPGLVVDRYGDTLVAQITTAGMDAQTDAAVAALVEATGATGVLLRNDTASRELEGLTREVRVAYGSVPETTEISENGCTFTVPLTAGQKTGWFYDQRDNRAFAARFAKGQDVLDVFCYVGSFGATAARAGAASVTLVDASLPAVELAVENVKANGRAYGINGVGGVDDADGIEGDAFEAMTELRREGRRFGLVCLDPPAFIKRRKDAKQGLTAYQRANELALDLVADGGVFVTCSCSQHLDREELRRVLTHAAAKRKMQAQIIAQGHQGADHPVHPAMAETDYLKSFTARIFRA